The Anoxybacillus flavithermus genome has a segment encoding these proteins:
- a CDS encoding tryptophan--tRNA ligase, which yields MNKKIVLTGIKPTGYIHLGNYVGAIKPALNLAQQDNLIPIYFIADYHALTSINNPSDYRRYIYSLAATWLSLGLNPDKVIFYKQSDLPEVFELTWILSCLTPKGLMNRAHAYKSKVDINIERGLDIDNGINMGLYTYPILMAADILLFNADIVPVGKDQVQHIEIARDIALQFNKTYGEIFNIPNYSINEETSVLPGIDGRKMSKSYNNTIPLFESPDKLKKQIFKIKTDSSLPGDPKDPDNSILFSIYKEFATQDQILEMEEKFRNGIGWGQVKQELFDVINNYLEEPRKKYMYYIERHELIDSILKKGAEKARELSSPFLKKIRKAIGAE from the coding sequence ATGAATAAAAAAATAGTGTTAACAGGTATAAAACCAACAGGTTATATTCATTTAGGAAACTATGTTGGTGCAATTAAGCCAGCACTAAATTTAGCTCAACAAGATAACTTAATTCCAATATATTTTATAGCAGATTACCATGCATTAACCTCTATTAATAATCCTTCTGATTATCGAAGATATATCTATAGTTTAGCTGCAACTTGGTTATCTTTAGGTTTAAATCCTGATAAAGTTATATTTTACAAGCAATCGGATCTTCCAGAAGTTTTTGAGTTAACTTGGATTTTATCATGTCTGACACCTAAGGGGTTAATGAATAGAGCACATGCTTATAAATCTAAAGTAGATATAAATATAGAAAGAGGATTGGATATTGATAATGGGATTAACATGGGATTATACACATATCCAATTTTAATGGCTGCTGATATCTTATTATTTAATGCGGATATAGTTCCTGTTGGCAAGGATCAAGTTCAACATATAGAAATTGCAAGAGATATAGCACTTCAATTTAATAAGACATATGGTGAAATTTTTAATATACCAAATTATTCAATTAATGAAGAAACTTCTGTGTTACCAGGTATAGACGGAAGAAAAATGAGTAAAAGTTATAACAATACCATACCTCTATTTGAAAGCCCTGATAAATTGAAAAAACAAATTTTCAAGATAAAGACTGATTCTAGTCTACCTGGTGACCCGAAAGATCCCGATAATTCTATTTTGTTCTCTATTTACAAAGAGTTTGCTACTCAAGATCAAATTTTAGAAATGGAGGAGAAATTCAGAAATGGTATAGGTTGGGGACAAGTAAAACAGGAATTGTTTGATGTAATTAATAATTACCTAGAAGAACCTCGAAAAAAGTATATGTACTACATTGAGCGACACGAGTTGATAGATTCTATTTTAAAAAAGGGAGCAGAAAAAGCTAGAGAGTTAAGCTCACCTTTTCTAAAAAAGATACGAAAGGCAATTGGTGCGGAATAA